One window of Methanomassiliicoccales archaeon genomic DNA carries:
- a CDS encoding ATP-binding protein — protein sequence MQTNSISESSGKAVLPSDDEEEPVVEEEVLDDDVEDVGTPDEEVVHRERKPSKHTLEDPVYGHLEGMGIIYGNVQATSFHLRVLGDLQKMDYVQVVHQSHGWVLGQVSDMERKTDLTLEKAKQISDGMAVDIDEIVIAQITILGYRDERKLLQVPRSPFKAGDMVYRARDQLIRDVIGLKEGTPTGAYIGKLFGYDINIEVDINAMVQKHVSILAKTGGGKSFLCGDLVEELMKHDVTVLILDPHGEYGAMRDVGSVMPGKKDFGVTPQGFADKIMEFATDITINKGAKPLKFTLANIDARDLLALTSIKNGKVYLNALRKAIDGLKAVKKDYGLKEIIAMLESDEDANNQTLIAELAYLNEVNIFAPQGTKIDELISQGMTTIINLKGTPPDIQELIVTRLCTALFELRKQGKVPPMMMIAEEAHNFCPQQGVTSCSKIFRTIAAEGRKFGLGLTIISQRAAKIDKNVLSQCNTQMILKVTNPNDLKAIVASVEGLQAGMDMEIQRLPIGVALVMGGNIQMPLFVEVRPRQSRHGGESVEIIPSKRL from the coding sequence ATGCAAACCAATTCTATTTCAGAATCCAGCGGTAAGGCTGTCCTGCCCTCGGATGACGAGGAGGAACCGGTCGTAGAGGAAGAGGTCCTGGACGACGACGTCGAGGACGTCGGCACTCCGGACGAGGAGGTGGTGCACCGCGAACGGAAACCGTCGAAGCACACCCTCGAGGACCCGGTATACGGCCACCTGGAAGGCATGGGCATCATCTACGGCAACGTGCAGGCGACCTCCTTCCACCTAAGGGTCTTAGGCGACCTGCAGAAGATGGACTACGTGCAGGTGGTGCACCAATCGCACGGCTGGGTGCTGGGTCAGGTCTCCGACATGGAACGGAAGACCGACCTGACGCTGGAGAAAGCGAAGCAGATAAGCGATGGCATGGCCGTCGACATCGACGAGATCGTCATCGCCCAGATAACGATCCTAGGTTACCGGGACGAGCGCAAGTTGTTGCAAGTGCCCCGTTCACCGTTCAAGGCCGGGGACATGGTCTACCGGGCTAGGGACCAGCTGATCAGGGATGTCATTGGCCTCAAGGAAGGGACGCCCACCGGGGCGTACATCGGCAAGTTGTTCGGCTACGACATCAACATCGAGGTGGACATCAACGCCATGGTGCAGAAGCACGTGAGCATTCTCGCCAAAACGGGCGGCGGAAAGAGCTTCCTGTGCGGCGATCTGGTCGAAGAATTGATGAAGCACGACGTGACCGTGCTCATTCTCGACCCGCACGGAGAGTACGGCGCCATGCGCGACGTCGGCTCGGTGATGCCGGGCAAGAAGGACTTCGGCGTAACGCCCCAGGGCTTCGCCGACAAGATAATGGAGTTCGCCACCGACATCACGATCAACAAGGGCGCCAAGCCTTTGAAGTTCACCCTGGCAAACATCGACGCCCGCGATCTGTTAGCGCTCACTTCCATCAAGAACGGGAAAGTCTATTTGAACGCGTTGCGGAAAGCGATAGACGGCCTGAAGGCGGTCAAGAAGGACTACGGACTGAAAGAGATAATAGCCATGCTGGAGTCCGACGAGGACGCCAACAACCAGACTCTCATCGCCGAACTGGCATACCTGAACGAGGTGAACATCTTCGCTCCGCAGGGCACCAAGATCGACGAGCTGATATCCCAAGGGATGACCACCATCATCAATCTGAAGGGGACGCCGCCGGACATACAGGAGCTTATCGTCACCCGATTGTGCACGGCCTTGTTCGAGCTGCGCAAGCAGGGCAAGGTCCCGCCGATGATGATGATCGCCGAGGAGGCGCACAACTTCTGCCCCCAGCAGGGCGTGACCTCCTGTTCCAAGATATTCCGCACCATAGCGGCGGAGGGCCGCAAGTTCGGTCTCGGGCTGACGATAATATCTCAAAGGGCGGCCAAGATCGATAAGAACGTGCTGTCCCAGTGCAACACCCAGATGATACTCAAGGTCACCAACCCCAACGACCTGAAGGCCATCGTGGCCTCCGTGGAAGGGTTGCAGGCCGGAATGGACATGGAGATCCAACGGCTGCCTATAGGCGTGGCCCTGGTCATGGGCGGCAACATCCAGATGCCGTTGTTCGTGGAGGTCCGTCCACGCCAGAGCCGGCACGGCGGGGAGAGCGTGGAGATCATCCCCTCCAAGAGGCTGTGA
- a CDS encoding DUF167 domain-containing protein, which yields MDLSQCLRPSAEGSELDIIVTPNSSSPGVQSVDPWRHRLVVKVGTPPEGGKANEEVEELLSSILSVKVTVVRGHLQRMKVVSIPLSPDKVRSVLGGVK from the coding sequence GTGGACCTATCCCAATGCCTGCGCCCCTCGGCCGAAGGCTCGGAGCTGGACATTATCGTTACTCCAAACAGCAGCAGCCCGGGAGTGCAGAGCGTCGACCCTTGGCGTCACCGTTTGGTGGTCAAGGTCGGAACGCCGCCGGAAGGCGGTAAAGCGAACGAGGAGGTGGAGGAGCTTCTCTCTTCTATTCTTAGCGTCAAGGTCACCGTCGTGCGCGGCCACCTGCAGCGCATGAAGGTCGTTTCCATTCCATTATCCCCAGATAAAGTGCGTTCCGTTTTGGGAGGGGTCAAATGA
- the gcvPA gene encoding aminomethyl-transferring glycine dehydrogenase subunit GcvPA produces MALDRRMLDELGIESVDELFSDIPNEVRIDGIPLPSGKGEMEVVRIIQKMLSQNLTAEQAPCFLGGGIYHHFIPAAVSTITSRSEFLTSYTPYQAEISQGMLQSLFEYQSFISELTAMDVVNSSNYDWATALGEAATMCHRISPKKTFLVPEAMSWDKKSVLKNYVAGADLEIVEYCYDAFTGELDIDDIKQKMTPDVCGLYAEVPDLFGIIDSQAPKLKKEFPDVPLVVGVNPLSLALVKPPGEYGADIVIGEGQPLGLPMNVGGPLIGLFACKLEHVRKMPGRLIGLTRDQEGRRAFCMTLQTREQHIRRSKATSNICSNEALMAVTVSAYLGMVGSKGLRSIARINMRNAKTLMERVNELDGYEAPVFDGAHFNEFVVETPVRPEKLNKMLLRHGIIGGMPMQRHVPRLSEHMLLTATEMTSEADVDRLIVALKEAAQ; encoded by the coding sequence ATGGCCTTGGACCGCAGGATGCTGGATGAACTGGGGATCGAGAGCGTGGACGAGCTGTTCTCGGACATACCGAACGAAGTGCGCATCGACGGGATCCCGTTGCCGTCAGGCAAGGGAGAGATGGAGGTCGTGCGCATCATCCAGAAAATGCTCTCTCAGAACCTCACCGCGGAGCAGGCGCCCTGCTTCCTGGGCGGTGGCATCTATCATCACTTCATCCCCGCGGCCGTCAGCACCATCACTTCCCGCTCGGAGTTCCTCACCTCCTACACGCCCTATCAAGCGGAGATCAGCCAGGGCATGCTGCAATCCCTGTTCGAGTACCAGAGCTTCATCTCTGAACTGACCGCCATGGACGTCGTCAACTCCTCCAATTACGATTGGGCCACCGCGCTCGGCGAGGCGGCCACCATGTGCCACCGCATTTCCCCGAAGAAAACGTTCCTGGTGCCGGAGGCCATGTCTTGGGACAAGAAATCGGTTCTGAAGAACTACGTCGCCGGCGCCGACCTGGAGATCGTGGAGTACTGCTATGACGCATTCACTGGCGAACTGGATATAGACGATATCAAGCAGAAGATGACACCCGACGTCTGCGGGCTGTACGCCGAGGTGCCCGACCTTTTCGGGATCATCGATTCTCAAGCTCCCAAGCTCAAGAAGGAGTTCCCCGACGTCCCGCTGGTCGTAGGTGTGAACCCGCTTTCGTTAGCGCTTGTTAAGCCGCCCGGCGAGTACGGCGCGGACATCGTCATCGGCGAGGGGCAGCCCTTGGGCTTACCGATGAACGTCGGCGGACCGCTTATCGGCCTCTTCGCCTGCAAGCTGGAGCACGTGCGCAAGATGCCCGGACGATTGATTGGATTGACAAGAGACCAGGAAGGGCGCCGGGCTTTCTGCATGACGCTGCAGACCCGTGAGCAGCACATCCGCCGCAGCAAAGCGACGTCCAACATCTGCTCCAACGAGGCGCTGATGGCCGTGACCGTGAGCGCCTACCTGGGCATGGTCGGTTCGAAAGGATTGCGTTCCATCGCCCGCATCAACATGAGGAATGCCAAGACGCTCATGGAACGCGTCAACGAGCTGGACGGTTACGAGGCGCCGGTGTTCGACGGTGCGCACTTCAACGAGTTCGTGGTGGAGACGCCGGTGCGCCCGGAGAAGCTGAACAAGATGCTGCTGCGCCACGGCATAATCGGCGGCATGCCCATGCAGAGGCACGTTCCGCGCCTTTCGGAGCACATGCTGCTTACCGCCACGGAAATGACCAGCGAGGCGGACGTGGACCGCCTCATCGTCGCCCTGAAGGAGGCTGCGCAATGA
- the gcvPB gene encoding aminomethyl-transferring glycine dehydrogenase subunit GcvPB — protein sequence MSYRQARYDEPLIFELKGENDFCLTSEEEVKIPEGMARESLCLPDLPEREVVRHYVNLSQMNYGVDNGMYPLGSCTMKYNPKYADKLSSLSTVTSVHPCQDEDSIQGALQLLRELEKALCAISGMDAVTLQPAAGAHGEFTGMLLAKAYHTANDQQRTEVIIPDSAHGTNPASAAMAGFTVIEIPSGPDGCVDLEALKAALSERTAAVMVTNPNTLGLFEKDITKLAELVHGAGALLYYDGANLNAIMGMTSPGIMNFDIVHFNLHKTFATPHGGGGPGAGPVGVKAFLEPYLPIPRIKSEDGKYRLDYEKSDSIGKVRSLYGNFAVLVRAYAYIMVNGGDGLKEVSQKAVLNSNYLKSKVVGTYEMPFAQLRKHEFVISAKTLAKEKGVHATDVAKALLDRGFMTPTIYFPSLVEEALMIEPTETESKETLDRYAQALIDIATGDPADAKASPRNTSISRVDEVYAAKELILSWRIYQRKGGKA from the coding sequence ATGAGCTACCGTCAGGCGCGCTACGACGAGCCGCTCATCTTCGAGCTGAAGGGAGAGAACGACTTCTGCCTGACCAGCGAGGAGGAGGTGAAGATCCCCGAGGGCATGGCCCGCGAGTCCTTGTGCCTGCCGGACCTCCCGGAGAGGGAGGTGGTGCGTCACTACGTCAACCTCTCCCAGATGAACTACGGCGTGGACAACGGGATGTATCCGCTGGGCTCGTGCACCATGAAGTATAACCCCAAGTACGCCGACAAGCTGAGCTCGTTGTCGACCGTGACGTCCGTTCATCCGTGCCAGGACGAAGATTCCATCCAGGGCGCTTTGCAGCTCCTACGGGAGCTGGAGAAGGCCCTGTGCGCCATATCCGGCATGGACGCTGTCACCTTGCAGCCAGCGGCCGGGGCCCACGGCGAGTTCACCGGGATGCTTCTGGCGAAAGCGTACCACACCGCCAACGATCAGCAGCGTACGGAGGTCATCATCCCCGACTCCGCCCACGGGACCAACCCGGCCAGCGCGGCCATGGCCGGCTTCACCGTCATCGAGATCCCGTCCGGACCGGATGGGTGCGTCGATCTGGAGGCGCTGAAGGCGGCGCTTTCCGAACGCACCGCAGCGGTCATGGTCACCAACCCTAACACTCTCGGTCTCTTCGAGAAGGATATAACGAAATTGGCGGAACTGGTGCACGGCGCCGGGGCGCTGCTCTATTACGACGGCGCCAATCTCAACGCCATCATGGGTATGACCTCACCGGGGATCATGAACTTCGACATCGTGCATTTCAACCTGCACAAGACCTTCGCCACGCCCCATGGCGGTGGCGGACCGGGAGCCGGACCTGTCGGCGTCAAGGCTTTCCTGGAGCCCTACCTGCCCATTCCCCGCATAAAGAGCGAGGACGGCAAGTATCGCCTCGATTACGAAAAGTCAGATAGCATCGGCAAGGTGCGCTCGCTCTACGGCAACTTCGCCGTGCTCGTCCGGGCCTACGCCTACATCATGGTGAACGGAGGCGATGGGTTGAAAGAGGTCTCGCAGAAGGCGGTGCTCAACTCCAACTACCTCAAGAGCAAGGTCGTTGGAACGTACGAGATGCCTTTCGCCCAGCTGAGGAAGCACGAGTTCGTGATCTCCGCGAAGACATTGGCGAAGGAGAAGGGGGTGCACGCGACCGACGTCGCCAAGGCGTTGCTGGACCGGGGCTTCATGACCCCCACCATCTACTTCCCCTCCCTGGTGGAGGAAGCGCTCATGATCGAGCCCACGGAGACGGAGAGCAAGGAAACGTTGGACCGTTACGCTCAAGCATTGATCGATATAGCCACCGGCGACCCCGCGGATGCGAAAGCATCTCCGCGCAACACGTCTATCTCCCGCGTGGACGAGGTGTACGCGGCCAAGGAGCTCATACTCAGCTGGAGGATCTACCAGCGCAAGGGGGGCAAGGCATGA
- a CDS encoding pantoate kinase, translated as MKAKAFCPGHVTGLFQVCQHEDVMACGSRGAGLSLSLGVISDVEVTEGTGKIDTWLNGLKVDAPVTAHAVRSLLKDRQLDVQVRNELQLPLAQGFGTSAAGSLSAAWALVHLLGLSENEAYAAAHAAEIANRTGMGDVSGIMRAGVEIRRKPGLPPIGDVKRMSGRMDLILTVVGPSIPTADMLSKPSVREQLNAVGAGCVDRLIQEPTFENFFRLSNEFMEGSGLATPEVRRAVWEAKKWGWASQAMIGNSVFATGPDMDLLAEALSAYGETFRCSVDLKGPKLL; from the coding sequence ATGAAGGCGAAAGCGTTCTGCCCCGGACATGTCACCGGTTTGTTCCAGGTGTGCCAGCACGAGGATGTCATGGCCTGCGGCTCCCGCGGAGCTGGACTGAGCTTGTCCTTAGGCGTCATCAGCGATGTGGAGGTGACCGAGGGCACGGGGAAGATAGACACCTGGCTCAACGGTCTGAAGGTCGACGCGCCGGTCACAGCGCACGCGGTGCGCTCGCTTTTAAAGGACCGGCAGCTCGACGTGCAGGTGCGCAACGAACTGCAGTTGCCGTTGGCGCAGGGCTTTGGCACCAGCGCCGCCGGTTCGCTCTCGGCCGCCTGGGCCTTGGTACATCTGTTAGGACTATCGGAGAATGAGGCCTACGCCGCGGCGCACGCCGCGGAGATAGCCAACCGCACGGGCATGGGAGACGTTTCTGGCATAATGCGCGCCGGGGTGGAGATCCGTCGCAAGCCGGGGCTGCCGCCTATCGGTGACGTCAAGCGGATGAGCGGCCGAATGGACCTGATATTGACCGTGGTCGGCCCGTCCATACCGACCGCTGATATGCTGAGCAAGCCGAGCGTCCGCGAGCAGCTCAACGCCGTGGGCGCGGGCTGCGTGGACCGGCTCATCCAGGAACCGACCTTCGAGAACTTCTTCCGCTTGTCCAATGAGTTCATGGAAGGTTCCGGTCTGGCTACGCCCGAGGTCCGTCGCGCGGTCTGGGAAGCGAAGAAGTGGGGCTGGGCCAGCCAGGCCATGATCGGCAATTCCGTCTTCGCCACCGGGCCGGACATGGACCTTCTGGCCGAAGCTCTGTCTGCTTACGGGGAAACGTTCCGCTGCTCCGTGGACCTTAAGGGGCCGAAGCTCCTCTGA
- a CDS encoding DUF357 domain-containing protein gives MRDTISKEHLGKYLAITKRALDKVKVAAPERSYNRKLAESFLEMARTYYADAVHFAEQGDYVNAFASVNYSHGWLDCGARIGLFDVDQDDQLFTLYE, from the coding sequence ATGAGGGACACCATCTCCAAGGAGCATCTCGGCAAGTACCTGGCGATAACGAAGCGTGCCTTGGACAAGGTCAAGGTGGCCGCGCCGGAGCGCTCGTACAACCGGAAGCTGGCGGAATCGTTCCTCGAAATGGCGAGGACGTACTACGCGGACGCGGTGCACTTCGCCGAGCAGGGCGATTACGTGAACGCGTTCGCTTCGGTGAACTACTCGCACGGATGGCTGGACTGCGGCGCCCGGATAGGATTATTTGACGTAGACCAGGACGACCAGCTGTTCACCCTGTACGAGTGA
- a CDS encoding ribose-phosphate diphosphokinase has product MKVIGGSASTNLAKDLAKELNGEYIQGITKTFPDGETYARIDREALHGEVVIVQNSYPNEKLIELFLLQDAARALGAEKVTCVVPYFGYARQDERFNRGEPLSAKVMVDHIQLGADKVVLIDIHNPEIMEWFTKADVVDVHAANCVADFFKEFGVDLVIAPDEGALKRAGWTAARLGVDWDYLVKTRLSGTHVHMTPKNIDAKGRKVLIVDDIISTGGTIIAATEELKRLGARTVMAACTHGLFVGNALDNLKKYVDKLACANTLESEVSQISVASEVAKAIAE; this is encoded by the coding sequence ATGAAAGTCATAGGCGGCTCCGCCTCCACCAATTTGGCCAAGGACCTGGCCAAAGAGCTCAACGGCGAGTATATCCAGGGCATCACCAAGACCTTCCCGGACGGCGAAACGTACGCGCGCATAGACCGCGAGGCCCTGCACGGCGAGGTGGTCATCGTGCAGAACTCCTACCCCAACGAGAAGCTGATCGAGCTTTTCCTTTTACAGGACGCCGCCCGCGCCTTAGGGGCGGAGAAGGTCACCTGCGTCGTTCCCTACTTTGGTTACGCTCGTCAGGACGAGCGCTTCAACCGCGGCGAGCCGCTCTCGGCGAAAGTCATGGTCGACCATATTCAACTGGGCGCGGACAAAGTTGTTTTAATCGACATCCATAACCCGGAGATCATGGAGTGGTTCACCAAGGCGGACGTCGTGGACGTGCACGCCGCCAATTGCGTGGCCGATTTCTTCAAGGAGTTCGGCGTGGACCTAGTGATCGCTCCGGACGAGGGCGCTCTGAAGAGGGCAGGATGGACCGCGGCTCGCTTGGGCGTCGATTGGGACTACTTGGTGAAGACCAGGCTGTCGGGGACGCATGTGCATATGACACCGAAGAACATCGACGCCAAGGGACGCAAGGTTCTCATCGTGGACGACATCATCTCCACCGGCGGCACGATCATCGCCGCGACGGAGGAGCTTAAGCGCCTGGGTGCCCGCACGGTCATGGCCGCCTGCACTCACGGTCTCTTCGTCGGCAACGCGCTGGACAACCTGAAAAAGTACGTGGACAAGCTGGCCTGCGCCAACACCCTGGAGAGCGAGGTCTCGCAGATCTCGGTCGCCTCGGAAGTGGCCAAGGCCATCGCGGAGTAG
- the tmk gene encoding dTMP kinase — protein MSVGVMGAFIVLEGIDGTGKSTLSKKLKTWLEADGRNVVLTAEPTTDWLGMAVRRANEENLDPRTESLLFTADRCQHTIKISEWLKEGKTVVCDRYYGSTVAYQGAALEAEMGDNALAWLLNLNGPVVRHPDVTILLTVDPEKAMKRVGNRGELSKFERGEYLKKVQENYLVLAEEAGWTVIDSSGTIAEVFKEIKKAVQAYV, from the coding sequence ATGAGCGTGGGAGTGATGGGCGCGTTCATCGTACTGGAGGGCATCGACGGCACGGGCAAAAGTACGTTGAGCAAGAAGCTCAAGACCTGGTTGGAAGCGGATGGACGCAACGTCGTCCTCACCGCCGAACCGACCACGGACTGGCTGGGGATGGCGGTGCGCCGCGCTAACGAGGAGAACTTGGACCCGCGCACTGAATCGTTGCTCTTCACCGCCGACCGCTGCCAGCATACGATCAAGATAAGCGAGTGGCTGAAGGAAGGGAAGACGGTCGTCTGCGACCGCTATTACGGTTCGACCGTAGCGTACCAGGGGGCGGCCCTCGAGGCGGAGATGGGCGACAACGCTCTCGCTTGGCTGCTCAACCTCAACGGGCCTGTCGTCCGTCACCCGGACGTCACCATTCTTCTGACGGTCGATCCGGAGAAGGCCATGAAGCGCGTGGGCAATCGCGGCGAGCTGAGCAAGTTCGAGCGCGGCGAGTACCTGAAGAAGGTGCAGGAGAACTACCTCGTGCTCGCGGAAGAGGCTGGTTGGACGGTCATCGATTCCAGCGGGACCATCGCCGAGGTCTTCAAGGAGATCAAGAAGGCGGTTCAGGCATACGTTTAA
- a CDS encoding Toprim subdomain protein, which translates to MTTFSAKERLDKLQSVVDELIARDEDVVILVEGMKDRGSLIILGVRGEIVQVQSSNGLFPVAERLARENKKAIIMTDWDRKGGQLCRLLKNALKANSVPYDDVLRQRIVTVARKDIKDVQSLASFYSRLVQEVQDRGG; encoded by the coding sequence ATGACAACTTTCTCCGCCAAGGAAAGGCTGGATAAGTTGCAGTCCGTCGTGGACGAGCTGATAGCCCGCGACGAGGACGTCGTCATTTTGGTAGAGGGCATGAAGGACCGCGGCTCGCTAATCATCCTGGGTGTGCGCGGCGAGATCGTTCAAGTGCAGAGCAGCAACGGTTTGTTTCCCGTAGCCGAACGACTGGCTAGAGAGAACAAGAAGGCGATCATAATGACCGACTGGGACCGGAAAGGAGGACAACTGTGCCGCCTGCTCAAGAACGCCCTGAAGGCCAACTCCGTTCCCTACGACGACGTATTAAGGCAAAGAATAGTCACCGTCGCCCGGAAGGACATCAAGGACGTCCAGTCCCTGGCCTCGTTCTACTCCCGCCTGGTGCAAGAGGTTCAGGACCGGGGCGGCTGA
- the coaBC gene encoding bifunctional phosphopantothenoylcysteine decarboxylase/phosphopantothenate--cysteine ligase CoaBC: MHPSEAIRGTGSSLLKGRTIVLGITGSIAAVECFELSRELMRHGARVIPVLTQEAQKLVTPCAMTFATGEEAITELDGWVQHVTLMGDTLSRADLLLIAPSTANTISKIACGIDDTTVTTMATVALGSGVPILIAPAMHGAMFHNPMVAENMEKLKRAGVIFVGPRLEGKKAKIATLDEIVHATIRQLAAGTLKGKKVLIVGGSSAEHMDDMRIITNRGTGETAVELALAAYHQGADVELWMGRCSVPLPSFINNRRFEAVADLEGMIRDVKHDLVLVPAALSDFTLDHKGGKLPSEAKVTTLQLKSVPKMLPLIRKKCDKVIGFKAESEVMIEELVAEARASLKRNGLKAVVANDLKDVKTGSTMVVFVKPKGQVVMEGSKSLVAQKIIEEISKL, translated from the coding sequence ATGCATCCCTCCGAAGCGATCAGGGGCACCGGGTCCTCGTTGCTGAAAGGAAGGACCATAGTCCTGGGCATCACCGGCTCCATCGCCGCCGTGGAGTGCTTCGAACTTTCTAGAGAGCTCATGCGGCACGGCGCCCGAGTGATACCTGTCCTGACGCAAGAGGCACAGAAGCTGGTCACGCCCTGCGCCATGACCTTCGCCACCGGAGAGGAGGCGATAACGGAACTGGATGGCTGGGTGCAGCACGTTACACTTATGGGGGATACTCTCAGTCGGGCCGACCTCCTGTTGATCGCTCCCAGCACCGCCAACACCATCTCCAAGATCGCCTGCGGCATCGACGACACCACGGTGACGACGATGGCCACGGTCGCTCTGGGCTCGGGCGTTCCCATTCTTATCGCCCCGGCCATGCACGGAGCCATGTTCCACAACCCCATGGTGGCCGAGAACATGGAGAAGCTGAAGAGAGCCGGCGTTATCTTCGTCGGCCCGCGCCTGGAAGGGAAGAAGGCCAAGATCGCCACGTTGGACGAGATAGTGCACGCCACCATACGCCAGCTGGCCGCAGGGACGCTGAAAGGGAAGAAGGTCCTCATTGTCGGTGGCTCCTCCGCCGAGCATATGGACGACATGCGCATCATCACCAACCGCGGGACGGGCGAGACGGCCGTGGAACTGGCTCTGGCAGCTTATCATCAGGGAGCTGACGTCGAGCTATGGATGGGCCGCTGCAGCGTTCCGTTACCGTCGTTCATAAACAATAGGCGCTTCGAGGCCGTGGCGGACCTGGAGGGAATGATCAGGGACGTCAAGCATGACCTGGTGCTGGTGCCCGCAGCTCTCTCAGATTTCACATTGGACCACAAGGGGGGAAAGCTGCCCTCGGAGGCCAAGGTCACCACGCTGCAGCTGAAGAGCGTGCCCAAGATGCTCCCGCTCATCCGGAAGAAATGCGACAAGGTCATAGGATTCAAGGCCGAGTCTGAAGTGATGATAGAGGAGCTGGTGGCCGAGGCCCGTGCCTCCTTGAAGAGGAACGGACTGAAGGCCGTGGTCGCCAACGACCTGAAGGACGTCAAGACCGGAAGCACCATGGTCGTGTTCGTAAAACCAAAGGGGCAGGTCGTGATGGAAGGCAGCAAGTCGCTCGTGGCGCAAAAGATAATCGAGGAGATCTCCAAATTATGA